Sequence from the Populus nigra chromosome 17, ddPopNigr1.1, whole genome shotgun sequence genome:
tttttttagagatatagaCAGGCCTGTCCCCCCACCAACCATCGATTTGCAATTCTGAGGGTTTATTGCTGTTGAAGTTTCCTCGGAAAAACTTGGCTGCAATAGCTCTTCAAGTTTGAGttttttagtttcttgtttGGATTTGGGGTTATTGCTAAGGATAGAGATTGTGGGGGCTGGCTTTTTGGGTGGTTTTACTTTTGGGTTTTGAAAGGTTTTTTGAGTGGCATTCTGCTGAATTCCAACATTCCAAAGCATCGATGGGGCTTCTTCGAAGTCTCGCGATGCTTTCTCTTCTTACATTGATCGTCTGGTTGCCGGGGATTAGTGCTCAGTCAATAAATAGTGCGCGTCCCCTTGATGCTCTTCTCCAAGACTATGCTTATAGAGCATTTGTTCGTCCTAGGACTGGCATTGCATATGATGGGACTGTTCCTTCGAACTTGACTGGGATCAAGATTGCTGCCATGAGGCTCAGGAGTGGGAGCTTGAGAAGAAAAGGTGTTAAGATGTACAAAGAGTTTGGGATTCCCGAAGGAGTGGTGGTGCTGCAATATGTGGAGAGGCTTGTTTTGGTCTACCAAAATCTGGGCAATTGGTCTTCGGCATACTACCCGCTGCATGGTTATGCTTACCTTGCTCCAGTTTTGGGACTTATGGCTTACAATGCTTCAAACTTATCTGCTACGAATTTGCCTGAGTTGCACATCAGGGTATCTGGCGATCCCCTAAATATCACATTCCCGGATGTGCAATCTGCTCCAGTTGGGTCTATTGCAAAGTGTGTGGGGTTTGATTTACAGGGTCTTCCAACTTTTAGCAACGTGTCTTCTGGAAATGTATGCTTAACAACCCAACAAGGGCATTTTTCAATAGTTGCTGAGTCGCTTGCCCCTTCTCCAACACCAGTATCTCCTACTCCATCTCCTCCGAATGTGGGTCCTGTACCAAGTGGACGGGGAAAGAAGAACTCTAAAAAAGTTGGGATAATTGTTGGGTCTGTCCTGGGTGGATTATTGCTGTTGGTGTTTTTGTCATTCTTCGTATTGTGGGCACAGAAGTtgaaacagaggaagaaaatGCAACAGATGGAGAGGGCTGCAGAGGTGGGGGAATCCCTACAGATGACATCGGTTGGGGAAACGAAAGCACCGGCAGCGATGGTTACCCGAACACAACCGACCCTTGAGAATGAATATGTGCCATAACTCCTCCCACCTGTACAAGTCCTCCCTCTTTTCCACACTCATTCTTAATTCAAGCTCCATTCCCGTATTCAAATATTCTTCCATTCACACCTTTTTTTGGTGGAGTCTTCTTCCTCGTCTTGTTTGGTTCTGGTAGGCTTTTCATTGTAGCGTGAGTAATATAGGATGTTTGTGTAAATCTGTTATCACTCACAAACCCTCCATAGTTTTATGATTCATTGTGGTGTGCATTTTAGCAAAAGTAATTTCATATGTGATGAGTTTAGTTTTCCCATTGACAAGGAATAAAAATTTCTGTGGTGCCTTCCATTACAGATTGTTTTCTGTGTTTTTCTCTGATAACACTGCCTTTAGATTACCAGTAATCTCAGTTTTAGGAGCATGATAACTTGAGGATAAGCTTGGTTTGGTTTTAACAAGCTACGGCTTCAACCATTCCAGTTGAGTCCCTTTCCTTTTTATCTAATATCAGGCTTGAGTCTATTCGTTGAGCTTTATTTCAGCTTGTTAATTTCTAACCTCACAGCGACCAGGAAAACATACTCTGCACTGATTGCATTTGCGTGTTCTTGTGACAGCAGTGAAAGATATTTTTCTCTCATTATCAGCATGAAACTGGGTTTTGCTCTTTTTAAGAAATGAAGTGTCTGGCTTCTTAATGGGGTTGCTATTATAGAATTCCCCTCTCTACATTCTTACTCTTAGACTTCCTATCCCTTCCCCATTGCATCTGTGTGTCCGGCCAACAACAAAGCAGAGAAAAATATAGACTGAAAGAGGCAATGCAATGGCAGAGTCTTATTCATGACTTGAAGCCATCAGCAGGCCAAGTTGTCATATTCATATATTACTGGAAATCAGAAAAATTATAGTTGGAGGCTTGGAGCCCTACACTGACTGCTTCTGGTGTAGGTATCTACCCATGAAAGAGACAGATGAGAGACTCTTGCTCTCTTACATTTATAACTACATGGGATGTGTGTGTGCATGCTATATTTtatactgtaaaaatttgaCCTCTGCATGCATACACATGACCATACCAGAGACACTCAGAGTGTGTGTGGTATTGTGGTAACTGTTctagttgtgatttgaaaaaagttattttataaaaagtacttttagttgaaattggtttaaaaaaatatatgtttggttaaaactgtggttgaaattgaggttaaacaaaaagtagtttaatgtgtttggttaaaaaaatgcttttcaaattgaggttataaaataatatatatgtattgatggtttttaatttaaatattgtagatttaactactactattacatcattaaataaatcatattttatatcaaatatttttaattgttctatTAACTtatctataatttcattacgtatgaaattcatccgataagaactataattttcatggttttttgagcgtgtaacaaaatcaggtaaaatatcatcaaaaacaaaattggaattgcgatcaaattccacaaatgtTAAATCATCATGCAACCTCCTTtcaatttatatagtgttattaaataatattaaacattaatttttcgagtaaaatacaatttaaaaaaaattaattttttttgggtcgGAGCGGTTCAATGAACACGGTTCACATAAATAGAACAGTAACCCATGAATTAATTCacccggttcaatgcatttaggtTTGGGACGGACCCGAGTCAATGAATTTAGGTTTGGATCGGACCCGGTCCGACCCATATGGAATGGGCTATATTTAACTGGCCcggcccggtcactggcccaagccagtgacccggctgggcaaagCAACACGCGTGTACTAAATTCACGCGTGTTGctacactgttcaagtgaattaaaattcacttgaacagtgtaaTGTTGATAAAAGCAAAGCAGGAGGGAATGAAGATGAAAGTTGAGCACTTTTCTAGCTATTCCTCTGTTCTGCTCCTTCTCCTCTCAAGCTATTCCTCTGTTCTGTTCCTCCGTATCTGCATGTTGGAGTTGGGTGACAAAGCTAGCTACTATTTCCCTGTTTTTCCCAGCCCCtcattctccttcttcttcttcttctacactTTCatttctccactgttcacgtgaacaatggaGACATGGaagtggagaagaagaagaagttgcgCGCCTCTAGTTACTGGAAGAAGAAAGTTGTGCGTCTCTGGTTACTGTGCTGTAAAAAGCAGCTTGGAGCTGCTTCTTCTCCCCCTGCGTTGCAGACGCAGTAATCAATAGGGCCCATGAACAGtaaattctgttttttacttTATCAAACGGCTTAAATCTGCGGTTTACTTAAAACACAGCCGCAACCGCTTAAACAGTCAATTTAAAACCAAAGCACTTTCAGATTTACGGTCAGCCCTTTTCTACACTGTTATGGTTTTGGAGTTTTTCAGATATTAATTAATCTAGTAATCCTCTTGCAGACAGCAAATGGCAAAGGGATCCTTTCTTCCCATGACCATCAGCAGCTGTTTAGCCACTGGCCGTCCAAATTGATCGGATCTTTGTTTTGATAGTGGAAGTGCTGTGCTTGTCTTTAGTCAAATGTCCACCAGATGCTAAAGAATTCTATGTTATGTGCCCCAAGTTCCAAAAGCAAGTTTTGTCGATGTCATCACTATTTTTTAAGTGGATTTATTCCatgcaacaaaaaaatgatttggttGTTAAAATAGCATAAAAGAACAAGGAGAGcattaagaaaacaataatgGTGCTCACCAGCAATATTTAAGTAGGGAAAATCAATGAGAGCAGTGataaaacaataatgctcaCCAGCTTTACTTGTACCATATTATTTGTTAACATAACGTGTTTGGTGCCTTTTTTTCTGTCTTCAAAATcatcagaaaagaaaatagcaGAAAGGAAGAAATCTTTCGAGGGCTGGTCATTTGAGCCCAAACAAACAGTAGTAGACCTAACCTAAAGGACCTATGGAAAGGCCATTCTGTTGACAAAAGACAGTAAAGAAGATCCAATCACAAGCACACATGAAAACTCATATATATGCATGTGTCTGTCTGcatcgttttcttttctttgtttgcttGATTATGTTTTCCTCCTCGAATACACTTGTCTTCGATTCCTGGTTTCCATAAGTGTTGAAAACCACACGCACGCACACAATTATTTACGAGAAATATATGTCAACAGCTTGGCTAGCAAGCTTTACACACCATGTCCATGGTGGTGGTGTTGCTAGCTCACGAGTCAGGGAGTCCATCCCTTCTTACAACTAACATGCAAAACAGTACCCATAAATATTTCCATTTGTGCAGTTCTTTCTTCCTTGTTACCATTAAAAGCCTTTTCCGTTGGTCATCATATGGAGCAGTTGTTTCCTCTGATCCTGCTAGccgttttcttttttcactctttgtttcttcttcttgttgtggAAGCTAATCCTGAAATATATTAATGTATCATCTGTTttcagaaatatatatttttttgtttctgtttgaaTATTACAATATAAGTACTATACTGTATAGTTTAGTTTATAAGTATTTcagagtatttttaatttttagtacaGAGTTAGCATAGTTTTCAATCAATATTATGCTCACTAATATGCTATGTGCCTTCCTTCAGAGGTACTCTCCATCATGGCAAACATGCTTCTTTTCTCCTACCAAAGAACATGTTAGTGTTCTAGGacaaaaaagacaaatataGAAGGGACATAAATGTATATGGTTGAAGGGACGAAGagaaaagcataaataaatatgtttttgaaatagTTTTAGAGTGAATTTCTGTAATTTCAAATCATTTATCCTAATTGTCTCTCAGACTTATAGGCCGGATATTGTTCACCAGGCCAGTAACTTTCTAGTGACACTTGTTCAACAATGCTACTGTTTTCCCCTTCTCTACAGCCTTGTCTATGTGGCTTAACTCATTAACTCTCTTACCTTCTCTTTGTTGTCAGCACATTCATTTTATCTCTGTGTACTGGCTTTCTATGCATGTGGTGAAAGGAAAAAGTTATGGATGAGGGTTGTAGCTTATAAGAATGGGGAAGAGAGGGTTGTTTTATTTCCTCTGAAGGGTGTATATGGTTCTCGTTTTGGAATTACGAATAGTATACCTGGGATTTAAGGATTTACGTGGAATATTAAATCTTCTGGTTGGTAATGGTATGATTGTGTTCCAATGTGATTATGTTTGGTGTAAGGAACTGAAGTTCCTAGAGTTGTTATCCCTACCTTGGATAGGATTGCTGCTGTTGGTTATATGGATCAGTAATTCATTGAATCTCGGGGTTCATTTGACCTGTGATTGCTAGAGAACTAAATCTGCAATCAAACACACTCAATGTGCAGTTAAAATCCAACTTTGAGGGTGTTTGTTTGCTGCCTCTCCATTTCCAAGGAGCCTAGCACTTGTCTTGTCGTGGTGATCAGTTCTCTGAGAGATGGCTGTGTGGACATATATTTATGTATAAACAGAGAGATATAGATGGAAGTAGTAGGGTTTGTGCTTTTCTCATTATCAAGATATCTAGATAGAGAGTCCTTTATTTATTCGTAAATTCAGAGTTTTATTTGGATTTGATTATGCTCATGGTCTTCCTATGCCGTCTTATAGATTTGATTCCGAATGAGTTAGTGCCGGTggcaaaaaaatccaattatttGTGTTGAGTTAATTCATCCTTGccttttctaagaattttttatataaaaaaaaaaaacatgattatttttcttcatgcaaaatattttttttcttttttaagattgtAAAACTCccctaataattaattattttcagaaATACATTGGATTTCATTGTCCCTGTCACATCTTATCATGAAatattgttgaaaaataaaattttattatttaaaaaaaaacaagaattaaaatggctgttgaagaaattaaagaaaatgatatatgAATCAATAATGTTTGAAATCATGACAATCTATGGATGACTATTactttaaaattagaaattactTATTCGCActtaataatatcataaataaattgttaCATATTACTACTTCACTCATTTCAATAAGAGAAAACATCATGAATCACGTGCAGAGCATGAGGATATAATTACtagttagtataaaaaaattaatattatttgaaaatcatGTTAGTGTTAAgcatttcttaaaatattatttcaatcgTTTGGTTCCAAGAGAAATTAACCAaacaaattccaaaaataaatgacacgtagaaataaagaaaagaaaagaaggtcaccgattctaaaaattattgacCTTTCAACAATGTTTATAAAGCAATCTACTTTTCTAACCAGCTTTTAGGTACGATTTGTGTCATAATCTATCTCGGTATCTTCACCAACTTGGCTTGATACGCTTGCTTGCTTGACCTAGCAACACTGGGGGAAAAAAGGACTAGGGTAGAAACCAACTCCAAACTGATGGTCTTTATTATGAGCACGTGTTACTAGGATCGCCAAGCCCAGCAAAGCTGTAGCAAACCAGCAGAAGCTTCTGTTTTTTTCACTAAATAAGGAAGCTGCAATCTGCTAATTCTTAATTGTCCTTGACCTCTAAAATTTAATGATGCACTTGAAACATTAGACCTGGAATTCCTATGAAAACTTCTCAACTCTAAGAATGCATCTCACAGACACAAGCCATTCATGAACAATGAACATTGAGTAGATCCTCAACTATTGCAGTCAAGAAGCAAACATAAGCAAaacaatgtaacatggattatcaTAGCAACAAATCTGTAAAAAGCCAATTTCATTCCCATAGTTAAAAACAGAGGATAAGGAGTCTGCAAATTTGTCTTATGAGATCAACTGCTTGACAGAAATTCATgtgcaaaacaaaaggaagatcAAGCTGATACTGCCCATAGGACTTCCTTAGATAACTGGGATGTCAGATGCGCACTTTATTTCTCTTCTGGAGTCTGTAGGAAAGGCTTCCTGCATTAGATATCATAAGAAGTTGACAACAATAAATTCTGAGCAAATGAACAATCATGATCACAAAGAGAGAATAACTGGAGGGGAGATATACAGAAGCTTTTCGCGCCCACAACATTCTCCTTAAAGCTACACGATGTGGTAGACaacaca
This genomic interval carries:
- the LOC133677277 gene encoding uncharacterized protein LOC133677277, whose translation is MGLLRSLAMLSLLTLIVWLPGISAQSINSARPLDALLQDYAYRAFVRPRTGIAYDGTVPSNLTGIKIAAMRLRSGSLRRKGVKMYKEFGIPEGVVVLQYVERLVLVYQNLGNWSSAYYPLHGYAYLAPVLGLMAYNASNLSATNLPELHIRVSGDPLNITFPDVQSAPVGSIAKCVGFDLQGLPTFSNVSSGNVCLTTQQGHFSIVAESLAPSPTPVSPTPSPPNVGPVPSGRGKKNSKKVGIIVGSVLGGLLLLVFLSFFVLWAQKLKQRKKMQQMERAAEVGESLQMTSVGETKAPAAMVTRTQPTLENEYVP